The Nocardioides humi genome includes a region encoding these proteins:
- a CDS encoding sigma-54-dependent Fis family transcriptional regulator: MTTETHDLRDPIAKSWRRAELAGLSPGSALDHLTYGDVDHTTPLQVAASPVLDELNEQLEGTMFGTLLVERDGRIVQRWCGDSGARRVFDNLGVDVGASLLEEVVGTNALGTVLETRTSISVNGREHFAVALRRFSCYGHPIFHPTTRRIEGVLDITALMEEASPLLPPLVARAVADIEQRLLDGSRVSEKQLLAAFQAAASRRRAVVAIGHDLLMSNQAAADLLGSTDVALLRMLASDVRGEAAIELTLESGLEVRVEAARVGGARGGALLHVEPRREARRTRPAAETPAAHAPLLVSGPPGSGRSTEARRIAGPQPVTVLSAASALLDGSEAWVRNFAAVVRAGQGSVCIDGFDLLPDDLLDLVAAHLAERRAPRLVLVSGPVDGLAGRAAALAGECTERTLLTPLAGRPHEIPELVRAMLADLGADPSLHFTPGALAALSSQPWPGNLRELRAVVEHVVRRQRTGAVVVDALPEAYRTQEPSRRLAPIDRAERTVIVEALREHDGNKVKAAQALGISRTTLYAKMRALRITVY; this comes from the coding sequence GTGACGACGGAGACCCACGACCTCCGCGACCCGATCGCGAAGTCCTGGCGGCGCGCCGAGCTCGCCGGCCTCAGCCCGGGATCGGCGCTGGACCACCTGACGTACGGCGACGTCGACCACACCACGCCGCTGCAGGTGGCCGCGTCCCCCGTGCTCGACGAGCTCAACGAGCAGCTGGAGGGCACCATGTTCGGCACGCTCCTGGTGGAGCGCGACGGACGGATCGTGCAGCGCTGGTGCGGCGACAGCGGTGCGCGCCGCGTCTTCGACAACCTCGGCGTGGACGTCGGCGCCTCGCTGCTGGAGGAGGTCGTCGGCACCAACGCGCTCGGGACGGTGCTGGAGACCCGGACCAGCATCTCGGTCAACGGCCGCGAGCACTTCGCCGTCGCGCTGCGGCGGTTCAGCTGCTACGGCCACCCGATCTTCCATCCCACGACCCGCAGGATCGAGGGTGTCCTCGACATCACGGCGCTGATGGAGGAGGCCAGCCCGCTGCTGCCGCCGCTGGTGGCCCGCGCGGTCGCCGACATCGAGCAGCGCCTGCTGGACGGGAGCCGGGTGTCGGAGAAGCAGCTGCTCGCCGCCTTCCAGGCCGCCGCGAGCCGGCGCCGGGCGGTAGTCGCGATCGGCCACGACCTGCTGATGTCCAACCAGGCCGCCGCGGACCTGCTCGGGTCGACCGACGTCGCGCTGCTGCGGATGCTGGCCTCGGACGTGCGTGGCGAGGCGGCGATCGAGCTGACCCTCGAGTCCGGGCTGGAGGTCCGGGTCGAGGCCGCCCGTGTGGGCGGGGCCCGCGGCGGCGCGCTGCTCCACGTCGAGCCGCGCCGCGAGGCCCGACGTACCCGTCCCGCCGCCGAGACGCCGGCCGCGCACGCTCCGCTGCTGGTCTCCGGCCCACCCGGCTCCGGCCGCTCGACCGAGGCCCGCCGCATCGCCGGCCCGCAGCCCGTCACCGTGCTGAGCGCCGCGTCCGCGCTGCTCGACGGCTCCGAGGCCTGGGTCCGCAACTTCGCCGCGGTGGTGCGAGCGGGACAGGGCTCGGTGTGCATCGACGGCTTCGACCTGCTCCCCGACGACCTCCTCGACCTCGTCGCCGCCCATCTGGCCGAGCGCCGGGCGCCGCGCCTGGTGCTGGTCAGCGGGCCCGTCGACGGCCTGGCCGGCCGGGCCGCGGCGCTCGCCGGCGAGTGCACCGAGCGGACCCTGCTGACCCCGCTCGCCGGCCGGCCCCACGAGATCCCCGAGCTGGTCCGGGCGATGCTGGCCGACCTCGGCGCCGACCCGTCGCTCCACTTCACGCCGGGCGCGCTCGCCGCCCTGTCCTCGCAGCCCTGGCCCGGCAACCTGCGCGAGCTGCGCGCGGTCGTCGAGCACGTCGTACGCCGCCAGCGCACCGGCGCCGTCGTCGTCGACGCCCTCCCCGAGGCCTACCGGACCCAGGAGCCGTCGCGCCGCCTCGCCCCGATCGACCGCGCCGAGCGCACCGTCATCGTGGAGGCGCTGCGCGAGCACGACGGCAACAAGGTCAAGGCCGCCCAGGCGCTCGGGATCTCCCGCACGACGCTGTACGCCAAGATGCGGGCGCTGCGGATCACGGTCTACTGA
- a CDS encoding collagen-like protein translates to MRLVAPAAVRLLLGALAAAVVAGLTLVGVAPAPAASADEDGGATATRASITACLTIATGELRVIPNRAERRTGKKKCRGSERLIRWQVAGVAGPQGEAGPAGPAGAQGPQGETGPAGPVGPQGAIGPLGPQGPAGPAGPVGAIGPAGPVGPTGPIGATGPQGPIGPQGATGPTGPAGPTGPVGPTGPAGGLGGAIYRTATSTTFEPDGATITTLTADCLAGEIALGGGVHAADPATVSAGQVLQQSYPSNSAGAPVTTAPSSWTVVYASLAAHSPGTLTAYVLCAPAP, encoded by the coding sequence ATGCGTCTCGTCGCCCCGGCCGCCGTCCGCCTTCTCCTGGGTGCGCTCGCGGCCGCGGTCGTCGCGGGCCTGACGCTCGTCGGCGTCGCGCCGGCCCCGGCAGCGTCGGCCGACGAGGACGGCGGCGCGACCGCCACCCGCGCGAGCATCACCGCCTGCCTGACGATCGCCACCGGCGAGCTGCGGGTGATCCCGAACCGCGCGGAGCGTCGTACCGGCAAGAAGAAGTGCCGGGGGTCGGAGCGGCTGATCCGGTGGCAGGTCGCGGGCGTGGCCGGACCGCAGGGCGAGGCCGGGCCCGCAGGCCCGGCGGGCGCCCAGGGGCCGCAGGGTGAGACCGGCCCGGCCGGGCCGGTCGGCCCGCAGGGCGCCATCGGTCCGCTCGGCCCGCAGGGTCCGGCCGGTCCCGCCGGACCGGTCGGTGCCATCGGACCCGCTGGTCCCGTCGGACCTACCGGCCCCATCGGTGCGACCGGCCCGCAGGGCCCCATCGGTCCCCAGGGCGCGACCGGGCCGACCGGGCCCGCCGGCCCCACCGGCCCCGTCGGCCCCACCGGCCCGGCCGGCGGGCTGGGTGGTGCGATCTACCGCACCGCCACGAGCACGACCTTCGAGCCCGACGGCGCGACCATCACCACGCTCACGGCCGACTGCCTGGCGGGGGAGATCGCGCTCGGCGGCGGCGTCCACGCGGCCGATCCGGCCACGGTGAGCGCGGGTCAGGTCCTGCAGCAGTCGTACCCCAGCAACAGCGCCGGCGCTCCGGTCACCACGGCGCCGAGCAGCTGGACGGTCGTCTACGCCAGCCTCGCCGCCCACTCGCCCGGCACGCTGACCGCCTACGTGCTCTGCGCCCCGGCGCCCTGA
- the icmF gene encoding fused isobutyryl-CoA mutase/GTPase IcmF: MSERTLHVPQHPVRLVTASSLFDGHDASINIMRRIFQSQGCEVIHLGHNRSVAEVVEAAIEEDVQGIAVSSYQGGHVEYFEYLTQLLRERGAGHIKVVGGGGGVIVHDEISRLRESGVTIFSPEDGQRLGLPGMVNTVVEACDTDLWETGSVSAEQVLSGDRAALARAITGAELGRLDARLLDRLSEAAAAHAVPILGITGTGGSGKSSLTDELVRRLRVDQQDKVRVAVLAVDPTRRKGGGALLGDRIRMNSLDLSGHGLDRNQVYFRSLATRGAHEVPEHLPDVLTVLKAAGFDLVVIETPGIGQGDAAIVPFVDTSLYVMTPEFGAASQLEKIDMLDFADAVAINKFERRGAEDALRDVGRQLVRNREAFGQQPSDMPVFGTSAATFDDDGVTALYQHLRGLLAGQGLAVGDGLLAPIEGKRSTRIQQVLPADRVRYLAEIAETVRGYHADTEVFVEKVRRAQRFGAVAEELGDIEELAAAAARAHDDLPLDVRDQLAAWPGVVASYDEDTATKGRESLAGNRVPRVAVPRFEDHGELVRFWRRENLPGHFPFTAGVFPFKRADEDPARMFAGEGDPFRTNKRFKLLSEGQPATRLSTAFDSVTLYGRDPDERPDIYGKIGTSGVSVATLEDMKALYDGFDLLSPTTSVSMTINGPAPAVLAFYLNTAMDQARERGIDPYEAIKTVRGTVQADILKEDQGQNTCLFSTEFSLRCMADIQEWFIQQQVRNFYSVSISGYHIAEAGANPISQLAFTLANGFTYVESYLARGMDIDDFAPNLSFFFSNGMDPEYTVIGRVARRIWAIAMRDRYGANERSQKLKYHVQTSGRSLHAQEMDFNDIRTTLQALIAIYDNANSLHTNAYDEAVTTPSAESVRRALAIQLIINREWGLAMNENPLQGAYVVDELTDLVEAAVLAEFDRISERGGVLGAMETGYQRGRIQDESMLYEHRKHDGTLPIIGVNTFRAPDGDDGTPDHIELARATTSEKDSQLVRLRDFQARHADDATAAIARLKEAATSGENVFAVLMDAARVCSLGQITEAFFEVGGQYRRNV; encoded by the coding sequence ATGTCCGAGCGCACCCTGCACGTGCCGCAGCACCCCGTCCGCCTGGTGACGGCGTCCAGCCTGTTCGACGGGCACGACGCGTCGATCAACATCATGCGGCGGATCTTCCAGAGCCAGGGCTGCGAGGTGATCCACCTCGGGCACAACCGGTCGGTGGCCGAGGTGGTCGAGGCCGCGATCGAGGAGGACGTGCAGGGCATCGCCGTGTCGTCGTACCAGGGCGGGCACGTGGAGTACTTCGAGTACCTCACCCAGCTGCTCCGCGAGCGCGGCGCCGGCCACATCAAGGTGGTCGGCGGGGGCGGCGGCGTCATCGTCCACGACGAGATCTCGCGGCTGCGCGAGTCCGGTGTCACGATCTTCTCCCCCGAGGACGGCCAGCGGCTCGGCCTGCCGGGCATGGTCAACACCGTCGTCGAGGCCTGCGACACCGACCTGTGGGAGACCGGCAGCGTGAGCGCCGAGCAGGTCCTCAGCGGCGACCGCGCGGCCCTCGCCCGCGCCATCACCGGCGCGGAGCTCGGCCGGCTCGACGCCCGGCTGCTGGACCGGTTGTCCGAGGCGGCCGCGGCGCACGCCGTACCGATCCTCGGGATCACCGGCACCGGCGGCTCCGGCAAGTCCAGCCTCACCGACGAGCTGGTACGACGGCTGCGGGTCGACCAGCAGGACAAGGTCCGCGTCGCGGTGCTGGCCGTGGACCCGACCCGGCGCAAGGGCGGCGGCGCGCTGCTCGGCGACCGGATCCGGATGAACAGCCTCGACCTGTCCGGCCACGGGCTGGACCGCAACCAGGTCTACTTCCGCAGCCTCGCCACCCGCGGCGCCCACGAGGTGCCCGAGCACCTCCCCGACGTGCTCACCGTGCTCAAGGCGGCCGGCTTCGACCTCGTCGTCATCGAGACGCCCGGCATCGGCCAGGGCGACGCGGCGATCGTGCCCTTCGTCGACACCTCGCTCTACGTCATGACGCCGGAGTTCGGCGCCGCGTCGCAGCTGGAGAAGATCGACATGCTCGACTTCGCCGACGCGGTCGCGATCAACAAGTTCGAGCGCCGCGGCGCCGAGGACGCGCTGCGCGACGTGGGCCGGCAGCTGGTGCGCAACCGCGAGGCGTTCGGGCAGCAGCCCTCCGACATGCCGGTGTTCGGCACCTCCGCGGCGACCTTCGACGACGACGGCGTCACCGCGCTCTACCAGCACCTGCGCGGCCTGCTCGCCGGGCAGGGCCTCGCCGTCGGCGACGGCCTGCTGGCCCCGATCGAGGGCAAGCGCTCCACCCGGATCCAGCAGGTGCTGCCCGCCGACCGGGTGCGCTATCTCGCCGAGATCGCCGAGACGGTCCGCGGCTACCACGCCGACACCGAGGTGTTCGTCGAGAAGGTACGCCGCGCGCAGCGCTTCGGCGCCGTCGCCGAGGAGCTCGGCGACATCGAGGAGCTCGCCGCCGCGGCCGCGCGCGCCCACGACGACCTCCCCCTCGACGTCCGCGACCAGCTCGCGGCGTGGCCGGGCGTGGTGGCGTCGTACGACGAGGACACTGCCACGAAGGGCCGCGAGTCGCTCGCCGGCAACCGGGTGCCGCGGGTCGCCGTACCCCGCTTCGAGGACCACGGCGAGCTGGTGCGCTTCTGGCGCCGGGAGAACCTGCCGGGCCACTTCCCCTTCACCGCGGGCGTCTTCCCCTTCAAGCGCGCCGACGAGGACCCGGCCCGGATGTTCGCCGGCGAGGGCGACCCGTTCCGCACCAACAAGCGGTTCAAGCTGCTCTCCGAGGGCCAGCCGGCCACCCGACTGTCGACCGCGTTCGACTCGGTGACGCTCTACGGCCGCGACCCCGACGAGCGCCCCGACATCTACGGCAAGATCGGCACCTCCGGCGTCTCGGTGGCGACGCTGGAGGACATGAAGGCGCTGTACGACGGCTTCGACCTGCTGTCGCCGACGACCTCGGTGTCGATGACGATCAACGGCCCGGCGCCCGCCGTCCTCGCGTTCTATCTCAACACCGCGATGGACCAGGCCCGCGAGCGCGGGATCGACCCGTACGAGGCGATCAAGACGGTGCGCGGCACGGTCCAGGCCGACATCCTCAAGGAGGACCAGGGGCAGAACACCTGCCTGTTCTCCACCGAATTCTCGCTGCGCTGCATGGCCGACATCCAGGAGTGGTTCATCCAGCAGCAGGTCCGCAACTTCTACTCGGTCTCCATCTCCGGCTACCACATCGCCGAGGCCGGGGCGAACCCGATCAGCCAGCTCGCGTTCACCCTCGCCAACGGCTTCACGTACGTCGAGTCGTACCTCGCGCGCGGCATGGACATCGACGACTTCGCGCCCAACCTGTCGTTCTTCTTCTCCAACGGGATGGACCCGGAGTACACCGTGATCGGCCGGGTCGCCCGCCGGATCTGGGCGATCGCGATGCGGGACCGGTACGGCGCCAACGAGCGCTCGCAGAAGCTGAAGTACCACGTCCAGACCTCCGGGCGCTCGCTGCACGCGCAGGAGATGGACTTCAACGACATCCGCACCACCCTGCAGGCGCTGATCGCGATCTACGACAACGCCAACTCGCTGCACACCAACGCCTACGACGAGGCGGTCACGACGCCGAGCGCCGAGTCGGTACGTCGCGCGCTCGCGATCCAGCTGATCATCAACCGCGAGTGGGGCCTGGCGATGAACGAGAACCCGCTCCAGGGCGCGTACGTCGTCGACGAGCTCACCGACCTCGTGGAGGCCGCCGTCCTGGCCGAGTTCGACCGGATCTCCGAGCGGGGCGGCGTCCTCGGCGCGATGGAGACCGGCTACCAGCGCGGCCGGATCCAGGACGAGTCGATGCTCTACGAGCACCGCAAGCACGACGGCACCCTGCCCATCATCGGCGTCAACACCTTCCGGGCGCCCGACGGCGACGACGGCACCCCCGACCACATCGAGCTGGCCCGCGCCACCACCTCGGAGAAGGACTCGCAGCTCGTACGGCTCCGCGACTTCCAGGCCCGCCACGCCGACGACGCGACCGCTGCGATCGCCCGGCTCAAGGAGGCGGCCACGAGCGGCGAGAACGTGTTCGCCGTCCTCATGGACGCCGCGCGGGTCTGCTCCCTCGGCCAGATCACCGAGGCCTTCTTCGAGGTCGGCGGGCAGTACCGGAGAAATGTCTGA
- a CDS encoding AraC family transcriptional regulator — protein MSATGTVTASSDELGGFSDSVARAYFPHRLLVKGRATGPADLRAVDLGPVRLARIGWGSEVSVESDHPGAWAVNVPRSGVLEAQIGAHHVLSLDGQATVCPPNEETRMTRWSADCSIVGMRVDRAYLVEEVAALVGLHTDRLPAQLDLRTDGGRAWVGLLASIGTEALRNPALARDERVARRLAATLTAAFVAASFPEEPGCGTVRPRIVSRVVEAIEADPARDWTAAELAREAGVGIRRLQQGFQRYLGHTPTQHLLAVRLERVHADLLAATDGSVADLASRWGFAHLGRFAASYRERYGVAPSVTLRGR, from the coding sequence ATGAGCGCGACCGGCACGGTCACGGCGTCCTCCGACGAGCTGGGCGGCTTCTCCGACTCCGTCGCCCGCGCGTACTTCCCCCACCGGCTGCTCGTGAAGGGTCGTGCGACCGGTCCCGCCGACCTGCGTGCGGTCGATCTCGGCCCGGTGCGCCTGGCCCGGATCGGCTGGGGCTCGGAGGTCTCCGTCGAGTCCGACCACCCCGGTGCGTGGGCGGTGAACGTGCCCCGAAGCGGCGTGCTCGAGGCGCAGATCGGCGCCCACCACGTGCTCTCCCTCGACGGGCAGGCCACCGTGTGCCCGCCCAACGAGGAGACCCGGATGACCCGCTGGTCGGCCGACTGCTCGATCGTCGGGATGCGGGTCGACCGGGCCTATCTCGTCGAGGAGGTGGCCGCCCTGGTCGGCCTGCACACCGACCGGCTCCCGGCCCAGCTGGACCTGCGCACCGACGGCGGCCGCGCCTGGGTCGGGCTGCTCGCCTCGATCGGCACCGAGGCCCTGCGCAACCCCGCCCTCGCCCGCGACGAGCGCGTGGCGCGGCGTCTCGCGGCCACCCTCACCGCCGCCTTCGTCGCCGCCTCCTTCCCCGAGGAGCCCGGGTGCGGCACGGTCCGGCCGCGGATCGTGTCGCGGGTCGTCGAGGCGATCGAGGCCGACCCGGCGCGCGACTGGACCGCCGCCGAGCTCGCCCGCGAGGCCGGCGTCGGCATCCGCCGGCTCCAGCAGGGCTTCCAGCGCTACCTCGGCCACACCCCGACCCAGCACCTCCTCGCCGTCCGGCTCGAGCGGGTGCACGCCGACCTGCTCGCCGCCACCGACGGCAGCGTCGCCGACCTCGCCAGCAGGTGGGGGTTCGCCCACCTCGGGCGGTTCGCCGCGTCGTACCGGGAGAGGTACGGCGTGGCGCCGTCGGTCACCCTGCGCGGTCGGTGA
- a CDS encoding YciI family protein, translating to MTRYMGLIRMEEGITAAPPQPLIDAMDEFIAKTTANGNYLDGAGLFGTEDAVNFVIRGGETTRVDGPYAEAKEVVGGWALLQFDSQDAAVESMREMAQLHADHWPELDFVLTLRQVAEAPPQAD from the coding sequence ATGACGCGCTACATGGGCCTGATCCGGATGGAGGAGGGCATCACCGCCGCTCCCCCGCAGCCGCTGATCGACGCGATGGACGAGTTCATCGCCAAGACCACCGCCAACGGCAACTACCTCGACGGCGCCGGCCTGTTCGGCACCGAGGACGCCGTGAACTTCGTGATCCGCGGCGGTGAGACCACCCGGGTCGACGGGCCGTACGCCGAGGCCAAGGAGGTCGTCGGCGGCTGGGCACTGCTGCAGTTCGACTCCCAGGACGCGGCGGTCGAGAGCATGCGGGAGATGGCCCAGCTGCACGCCGACCACTGGCCCGAGCTCGACTTCGTGCTCACCCTCCGCCAGGTCGCCGAGGCACCCCCGCAGGCCGACTGA
- a CDS encoding tetratricopeptide repeat protein, with the protein MSRRLHLLAALAAVVAATLLSGCSDEEPGAESSASALLQTGLDQLSEGSTAAARGTFENVLVLDPDNQYALYNLGLIAQADGDEDEARARYDAALAADPDYAPALYNRAILDERTDLAAAIATYRRVLEIDPDLAAAHMRLGFALLHLGQTAEAEASLARGVALDPAMAEIEAPSYE; encoded by the coding sequence GTGTCCCGACGCCTGCACCTGCTGGCGGCGCTCGCCGCCGTCGTGGCCGCCACCCTGCTCTCCGGCTGCAGCGACGAGGAGCCGGGAGCCGAGTCGAGCGCGTCCGCGCTGCTCCAGACCGGCCTCGACCAGCTCAGCGAGGGGTCCACCGCGGCCGCGCGGGGCACCTTCGAGAACGTCCTGGTCCTCGACCCGGACAACCAGTACGCCCTCTACAACCTGGGGTTGATCGCGCAGGCCGACGGTGACGAGGACGAGGCCCGGGCGAGGTACGACGCGGCGCTGGCCGCCGATCCCGACTACGCCCCGGCGCTCTACAACCGCGCCATCCTCGACGAGCGGACGGACCTCGCGGCGGCGATCGCGACCTATCGCCGGGTGCTCGAGATCGACCCCGACCTCGCCGCGGCCCACATGCGCCTCGGCTTCGCCCTGCTCCACCTCGGGCAGACCGCGGAGGCGGAGGCCTCGCTCGCCCGGGGCGTCGCGCTGGACCCCGCGATGGCCGAGATCGAGGCGCCGTCCTACGAGTGA
- a CDS encoding vWA domain-containing protein: protein MAWGLAGGLVSATLVAPATASASTTAGAQAAAACVPAKNIQAIIDDSGSMSGTDPTRLRVQAMNLLIDALAASTTLGATEFGTSVADVFAPAAVGPTAPAMKNALNAAIQADNGATDYNLAFSTARAVNPGATARIFLTDGGHNSGAYANAHLNPAPQAQTPTYVIGFSPGLSGTTDQARLQQIANETGGAYYALPDAQALQSVMNDIQTRLTCQSATKTFVDNIKPGKSKKHGVKIKKKSRSAQLTLSWTSPLDTFKIKKLRIVRNGRVVAVKGRNLKVKTKKGTTYLVIKVTKLTPGKLKFKVKNTAAGSGAPEVTVTTQVSQSKKKSGK, encoded by the coding sequence GTGGCATGGGGTCTGGCGGGGGGACTCGTCTCCGCGACACTCGTCGCGCCGGCCACGGCATCCGCCAGCACGACGGCGGGGGCACAGGCCGCCGCGGCCTGCGTGCCGGCCAAGAACATCCAGGCCATCATCGACGACTCGGGGTCCATGTCGGGGACCGACCCGACCCGGCTGCGCGTCCAGGCCATGAACCTGCTGATCGACGCGCTCGCCGCCTCCACGACCCTGGGCGCGACGGAGTTCGGCACCAGCGTGGCCGACGTCTTCGCGCCCGCCGCCGTCGGCCCCACCGCGCCGGCGATGAAGAACGCGCTCAACGCGGCCATCCAGGCGGACAACGGCGCCACGGACTACAACCTCGCGTTCAGCACGGCGCGCGCGGTCAACCCGGGCGCGACGGCCCGGATCTTCCTGACCGACGGCGGCCACAACTCCGGCGCCTACGCCAACGCCCACCTCAACCCGGCCCCGCAGGCCCAGACGCCGACGTACGTCATCGGCTTCAGCCCCGGGCTGTCCGGGACCACGGACCAGGCCCGGCTGCAGCAGATCGCCAACGAGACGGGCGGCGCCTACTACGCGCTCCCCGACGCGCAGGCGCTGCAGTCGGTGATGAACGACATCCAGACCCGGCTGACCTGCCAGTCGGCCACGAAGACGTTCGTCGACAACATCAAGCCGGGCAAGTCGAAGAAGCACGGCGTCAAGATCAAGAAGAAGTCGCGCTCCGCCCAGCTCACGCTGAGCTGGACCAGCCCGCTCGACACGTTCAAGATCAAGAAGCTGCGGATCGTGCGCAACGGCAGGGTGGTCGCGGTCAAGGGCCGCAACCTCAAGGTCAAGACGAAGAAGGGCACGACCTACCTGGTGATCAAGGTGACCAAGCTGACCCCGGGCAAGCTGAAGTTCAAGGTGAAGAACACCGCCGCGGGCTCCGGCGCCCCGGAGGTCACGGTGACGACCCAGGTGAGCCAGAGCAAGAAGAAGTCCGGCAAGTAG
- a CDS encoding RNA polymerase sigma factor, producing MPEAGATDVVIEVWRREAPVLVAALTRMTHDLGLAEDLAQDAFLAALEQWPERGVPANPAAWLMTTAKRRAVDAFRRAETLRRRTAELKRAAGEADPMPGLEAQVDHIEDDVLRLVFLCCHPALTPESRAALTLRLVGGLTTTEIARGFLVPDATMGQRISRAKRTLSDAGAELELPTGAERTERLDDVMAVVYLIFTEGYAATAGDDWTRPDLVAEAIRLARLLAELAPAEPEVHGLQALLELQGSRLPARADADGSPVLLDDQDRALWDELLIRRGLAALARAEAIAARGVPVGRYVLQAAIAAEHARAATAEATDWPRISRLYDVLAAAAPGPVVEVNRAVAHGRAHGPEAGLAVLAALPADALRDSPLLPSVHGDLLERAGRPAEAAEAFAEAARRTRNADERTLLERRAATTRGQGAGAQST from the coding sequence ATGCCCGAGGCCGGCGCCACCGACGTCGTCATCGAGGTCTGGCGCCGGGAGGCGCCGGTCCTCGTGGCGGCGCTGACCCGGATGACCCACGACCTGGGGCTCGCGGAGGATCTGGCCCAGGACGCGTTCCTCGCGGCGCTCGAGCAGTGGCCGGAGCGCGGCGTACCCGCCAATCCGGCAGCCTGGCTGATGACCACCGCCAAGCGGCGGGCGGTCGACGCGTTCCGGCGCGCCGAGACGCTGCGCCGCAGGACCGCCGAGCTCAAGCGGGCGGCCGGGGAAGCGGATCCGATGCCCGGCCTGGAGGCCCAGGTGGACCACATCGAGGACGACGTGCTGCGGCTGGTGTTCCTGTGCTGCCACCCCGCGCTGACGCCCGAGTCCCGCGCTGCCCTCACCCTGCGCCTGGTCGGCGGGCTGACGACGACCGAGATCGCGCGCGGGTTCCTGGTCCCCGACGCCACCATGGGCCAGCGGATCTCGCGCGCCAAGCGCACCCTGTCCGACGCCGGCGCCGAGCTGGAGCTGCCGACCGGCGCCGAGCGCACGGAGCGTCTCGACGACGTGATGGCGGTCGTCTACCTGATCTTCACGGAGGGGTACGCCGCCACGGCCGGCGACGACTGGACCCGACCCGATCTCGTGGCGGAGGCGATCCGGCTGGCCCGGCTGCTGGCCGAGCTCGCCCCCGCCGAGCCCGAGGTGCACGGCCTGCAGGCGCTGCTCGAGCTCCAGGGCTCCCGCCTGCCCGCACGCGCCGACGCCGACGGCAGCCCGGTCCTGCTCGACGACCAGGACCGGGCGCTCTGGGACGAGCTGCTCATCCGCCGCGGCCTCGCCGCCCTCGCCCGCGCGGAGGCGATCGCCGCCCGGGGCGTGCCCGTGGGCCGCTACGTCCTCCAGGCCGCGATCGCCGCCGAGCATGCCCGCGCCGCCACCGCCGAGGCCACCGACTGGCCCCGCATCTCCCGCCTGTACGACGTCCTCGCCGCGGCCGCGCCCGGCCCGGTCGTGGAGGTCAACCGGGCCGTCGCCCACGGCCGCGCGCACGGCCCGGAAGCAGGACTCGCGGTCCTCGCGGCGCTCCCGGCCGACGCGCTACGCGACTCCCCGCTGCTACCGAGCGTCCACGGCGACCTGCTCGAGCGCGCCGGCCGCCCCGCGGAGGCGGCCGAGGCGTTCGCGGAGGCGGCTCGTCGTACCCGCAACGCGGACGAGCGGACCCTGCTGGAGCGGAGGGCCGCCACGACCCGCGGTCAGGGCGCCGGGGCGCAGAGCACGTAG
- a CDS encoding MarR family winged helix-turn-helix transcriptional regulator → MSDSRLPFDPIDRAGDLWEKNFGDATAMRLATSVMRVQQLMIGALDAALKPYGLTFSRYEVLVLLLFSQHGSLPLSKIGERLMVHPTSVTSAIDRLEAQGYVVRVPDEDDRRRTLARLTATGRSTVRKATEAVSAIDFAITGLTEDQQALAYDLLRQLRQASGDFPA, encoded by the coding sequence ATGTCCGACTCGCGCCTGCCGTTCGACCCGATCGACCGTGCCGGCGACCTGTGGGAGAAGAACTTCGGCGACGCGACCGCGATGCGGCTGGCCACCTCGGTGATGCGGGTCCAGCAGCTGATGATCGGCGCGCTCGACGCCGCGCTCAAGCCCTACGGGCTGACCTTCTCCCGCTACGAGGTGCTCGTGCTGCTGCTGTTCAGCCAGCACGGCTCGCTGCCGCTGAGCAAGATCGGCGAGCGGCTGATGGTGCACCCCACGTCGGTCACCAGCGCGATCGACCGCCTCGAGGCCCAGGGGTACGTCGTGCGGGTGCCCGACGAGGACGACCGTCGGCGTACCCTCGCCCGGCTCACCGCCACCGGCCGCTCCACGGTCCGCAAGGCCACCGAGGCGGTCAGCGCCATCGACTTCGCGATCACCGGTCTCACCGAGGACCAGCAGGCCCTGGCCTACGACCTGCTCCGGCAGCTCCGGCAGGCCTCGGGCGACTTCCCGGCGTGA